Proteins encoded in a region of the Novipirellula caenicola genome:
- a CDS encoding efflux RND transporter permease subunit — MLNAVIRFALHQRLLVIAVALFLLVYGTWQTMVMPIDVFPDLNRPRVVIMTETPGMAPEEVESLVTFPIETAMNGANGVEAVRSSSGVGISVIYVEFAYGTDVYTDRQIVAERMQMVQDRLPPGITPQLAPISSIMGQVLMLGMWSDNPDVDPMQLRTTADWVVRQRLLTIPGVSQVFTMGGERKQFQVLVDPDAMLRFGVTLPEIESAVTESNENGTGGYLDKQGPEELLVRSLGRIQSLEDLKKVPVKIREGRPVLLSQVAEVVEGAQVKRGDSSAFVRSQDTDPNGTGDAASNWRGGPAVVLTINKQPGADTRRVTEDVMAAIEELKPTLPAGTQLTTVYSQKSFIDRAIDNVVEALRDGGILVVIVLFLFLLNLRTTFITLTAIPLSLVVTAIVFAVFGLSINTMTLGGIAVAMGELVDDAIVDVENIYRRLKENRAAGNPLNSLLVVFRASAEVRRSIVFGTMIVILVFIPLFALGGMEGKLFAPLGIAYIVSILASLFVSLTVTPVLSYWLLGRGTRRGDEKDGFVLRGLKWGADKVIRFSLAFPYLNLGVSLMMVAIAAIFVMRLEKDFLPPFNEGTIQLNVVLPPGTSLAASNEIAESVEQSLKKIDDVQRFARRTGRAELDEHAEGVNMSEMIIELDPDSPRSREEQLTEIRDAMEEFPHVVTAVEQPIAHLISHMLSGVKAQVGIKIYGDDLDVLRQKAEQIKAEIELVPGVTDALVEPQVIIPQLRIELDRDRLLQYGLSAASVNEYIETAMNGKVVSEVLDGMRTFDLLVRMKEEYREDIEELKRLSIQLPDGGMIPLSGLAKVYESGGPNVVNRENVRRRIVVQCNVADRGVVDVVADIQTSIKPIIAQLPAGYFVEYGGQFQSQQSASRMISVLFVISMMGVFLVLYTLFRSMNLALQVMAALPMAFIGSVAALVITGQTLTIAAMVGFISLAGIASRNGILLLQHYLHLVQHEGEQFTRAMIVRAGLERLAPVLMTALTSGIGLVPLVLSAGEAGKEILYPVATVILGGLVSSTMLDFFVHPALFWLFGMKSAERVVTATASEIELNEV, encoded by the coding sequence ATGCTCAACGCCGTCATTCGCTTTGCCCTTCATCAACGACTGCTTGTCATCGCAGTCGCCCTGTTTCTGCTTGTCTATGGAACATGGCAAACCATGGTGATGCCCATCGATGTGTTTCCCGATTTGAACCGGCCGCGGGTCGTGATCATGACGGAAACGCCAGGCATGGCACCGGAGGAAGTGGAGTCGTTGGTCACGTTCCCGATCGAAACAGCGATGAATGGTGCCAACGGTGTCGAGGCGGTCCGTAGTTCTTCGGGCGTCGGGATTTCGGTCATCTACGTCGAGTTTGCCTATGGTACCGACGTCTATACCGACCGCCAAATCGTGGCCGAGCGGATGCAGATGGTTCAGGACCGATTGCCACCCGGGATCACGCCTCAACTCGCGCCGATCTCGTCGATCATGGGCCAAGTGTTGATGTTGGGGATGTGGAGTGATAATCCCGATGTCGACCCCATGCAGCTTCGCACCACCGCGGATTGGGTTGTCCGCCAACGATTGTTGACGATTCCTGGTGTCTCGCAAGTCTTTACGATGGGCGGTGAGCGTAAGCAGTTTCAGGTCCTGGTCGACCCCGACGCGATGCTTCGTTTCGGTGTCACATTGCCAGAGATCGAATCGGCCGTGACCGAAAGCAATGAAAATGGAACGGGGGGCTATTTGGATAAACAAGGCCCCGAAGAATTGCTGGTCCGTTCGCTCGGTCGAATTCAATCACTGGAGGATCTGAAAAAGGTGCCGGTGAAGATTCGCGAAGGTCGCCCGGTGTTGCTTTCCCAGGTCGCCGAGGTGGTCGAGGGAGCGCAAGTCAAACGCGGTGACAGTTCGGCCTTTGTGCGTTCGCAGGATACGGATCCCAATGGCACCGGCGATGCGGCGTCGAATTGGCGTGGTGGGCCTGCGGTCGTGCTGACGATCAACAAGCAGCCCGGTGCGGACACTCGGCGTGTGACCGAGGACGTGATGGCTGCGATCGAAGAATTAAAACCAACGCTGCCGGCGGGAACTCAGCTTACGACTGTCTATTCGCAAAAATCGTTCATTGACCGCGCGATCGACAATGTCGTCGAAGCACTCCGTGACGGCGGCATCTTGGTTGTCATCGTGCTGTTTCTGTTTCTGCTGAATTTGCGGACGACGTTCATCACGCTAACCGCCATCCCGCTGTCATTGGTCGTCACGGCGATCGTGTTCGCAGTGTTTGGATTGTCGATCAACACGATGACGCTGGGGGGGATCGCGGTGGCGATGGGCGAATTGGTTGATGATGCCATCGTGGATGTCGAGAATATCTATCGACGTTTGAAAGAGAACCGTGCTGCCGGTAATCCGTTGAACTCATTGCTGGTGGTGTTTCGGGCTAGTGCCGAGGTGCGACGCAGTATCGTCTTCGGCACGATGATCGTGATTTTGGTGTTCATTCCACTGTTTGCACTCGGCGGAATGGAAGGCAAATTGTTCGCCCCCCTGGGCATCGCCTATATCGTCTCGATCCTTGCTTCGTTATTCGTTTCGCTGACCGTGACTCCTGTGTTGTCGTACTGGTTGCTCGGGCGAGGCACCCGGCGTGGCGATGAGAAAGACGGCTTTGTCTTGCGAGGTTTGAAGTGGGGCGCGGACAAGGTGATCCGGTTCAGTTTGGCGTTTCCATACCTGAATCTCGGTGTGTCGCTGATGATGGTCGCGATCGCGGCAATCTTTGTCATGCGACTCGAGAAAGATTTTTTGCCTCCGTTTAACGAAGGGACGATCCAATTGAACGTCGTGCTGCCACCGGGAACCTCGTTGGCCGCATCGAACGAGATCGCGGAATCCGTCGAGCAGTCGCTGAAGAAGATCGATGACGTACAGCGGTTTGCTCGACGCACCGGACGTGCCGAATTGGACGAGCATGCCGAAGGCGTCAATATGTCCGAAATGATCATCGAGCTCGATCCCGACTCGCCGCGTTCACGTGAAGAACAGTTGACCGAAATCCGCGACGCGATGGAAGAGTTTCCACACGTGGTCACCGCGGTCGAACAGCCGATCGCCCACTTGATCTCGCACATGTTGTCTGGGGTGAAAGCCCAGGTTGGGATCAAGATCTACGGCGACGACTTGGATGTACTGCGTCAGAAGGCGGAACAGATCAAAGCCGAAATCGAATTGGTGCCAGGCGTCACGGACGCGTTGGTCGAACCGCAAGTCATCATCCCGCAGCTCCGCATCGAACTGGATCGCGACCGGTTGCTGCAATACGGGCTGAGTGCCGCGTCGGTCAACGAATACATCGAAACCGCGATGAACGGCAAAGTCGTTTCGGAGGTTCTCGATGGCATGCGAACCTTTGACTTGCTGGTGCGAATGAAAGAGGAATATCGCGAGGATATTGAAGAGCTGAAGCGATTGTCCATTCAATTGCCCGACGGTGGCATGATTCCGCTGTCGGGGCTTGCGAAAGTCTACGAATCGGGCGGCCCGAACGTGGTCAATCGCGAAAACGTTCGACGCCGTATTGTGGTCCAGTGTAATGTCGCCGACCGCGGAGTCGTGGATGTCGTGGCCGATATCCAAACGTCGATCAAACCCATCATTGCACAATTACCCGCAGGATACTTCGTTGAATACGGAGGCCAATTCCAAAGTCAGCAATCGGCAAGCCGAATGATTTCGGTGTTGTTTGTGATTTCGATGATGGGCGTGTTCCTGGTGCTGTACACACTGTTCCGTAGCATGAACTTGGCGCTGCAAGTGATGGCGGCGCTGCCGATGGCATTTATCGGGTCGGTCGCTGCCTTGGTGATCACCGGTCAAACGTTGACCATCGCTGCGATGGTCGGATTTATCTCGTTGGCTGGGATCGCGTCGCGAAATGGCATTTTGTTGCTGCAGCACTATTTGCACCTGGTTCAACACGAAGGCGAACAGTTCACTCGGGCGATGATCGTTCGCGCAGGACTTGAGCGACTGGCACCGGTTTTAATGACCGCATTGACCTCGGGAATCGGGCTGGTGCCACTGGTGTTGTCCGCTGGTGAAGCCGGTAAGGAAATCTTGTATCCCGTTGCCACCGTGATCTTGGGCGGATTGGTCAGTTCGACAATGTTGGACTTCTTTGTGCATCCGGCGCTGTTTTGGTTGTTTGGTATGAAGTCTGCCGAGCGAGTGGTCACCGCCACCGCCAGCGAAATTGAATTGAATGAAGTTTAG
- a CDS encoding anthrax toxin lethal factor-related metalloendopeptidase — MSMCSDCQVWIRSIAVAVGLASGMMVHSIAANDRSATHQTRVIAGWTVHVNQQLESQNKQATATALELLEKQLDEIIRVVPEPAVAELQKVPLWFSPEYPNTQPRAEYHPSKDWLVKNGRDAEMAKGVEFTNVRIFEAETRRMPNFALHELAHAYHDRVLERGFDNQPLKKAYQKAKASGKYDDVERQDANGNKRRDRAYAMTTPQEYFAETSEAYFSRNDFFPFTRDELKSHDPEMLSLLVKLWGVDSQEQ, encoded by the coding sequence ATGTCCATGTGTTCTGATTGCCAGGTGTGGATTCGAAGTATCGCCGTTGCTGTAGGGTTGGCCAGCGGAATGATGGTCCACTCGATTGCCGCCAACGATCGCAGTGCAACTCACCAAACACGGGTCATTGCGGGTTGGACGGTTCACGTCAACCAGCAATTGGAATCGCAAAACAAGCAAGCGACTGCGACGGCACTCGAGCTGCTGGAAAAACAGCTCGACGAGATCATTCGTGTGGTGCCCGAGCCTGCGGTGGCAGAGCTGCAAAAAGTGCCGCTTTGGTTTTCGCCCGAATACCCCAACACACAGCCTCGGGCGGAGTACCACCCCAGTAAAGATTGGTTGGTCAAAAACGGCCGAGACGCGGAAATGGCAAAGGGCGTCGAGTTCACTAACGTCCGTATTTTCGAGGCCGAGACGCGGCGGATGCCGAATTTTGCGCTGCATGAACTGGCCCACGCCTACCACGACCGCGTGTTGGAGCGAGGCTTTGACAATCAGCCGCTGAAGAAGGCCTACCAGAAAGCCAAGGCGAGTGGCAAGTACGATGATGTCGAGCGGCAAGACGCCAACGGCAACAAACGCCGCGACCGTGCGTATGCAATGACCACGCCGCAAGAGTACTTTGCCGAAACCAGCGAAGCCTACTTCAGCCGCAACGATTTTTTCCCCTTCACCCGCGACGAGTTAAAGTCGCACGACCCCGAGATGTTGTCGCTGTTGGTCAAGTTATGGGGCGTTGACAGTCAAGAACAGTAG
- a CDS encoding PVC-type heme-binding CxxCH protein: MRSHLPKARLFPKARLSWQTSGLRPRFALTFIIASLAPFSAAQETDHAVIQAEINVAGNEQVAEIIRTRPGRGVMRDDSLPTPVDEALTTFDVLDGFKIEAVAAEPVVSQPLFLSWDSRGRMWVVQYRQYQFPAGLKIVRYDQHLRAVFDRVPEPPPHGTPGADKITVFEDTNGDGVYDTHKDVFDGLNIASAVQVGHGGIWVLNPPYLLFYPDADGDDVPDAEPEVHLSGFGLQDTHSVANSMMWGPDGWLYGCNGSTTVGDVSSAVTKGVRFQGQCVWRYHPDSKAFEIYAEGGGNNFSLDIDSKGRVFTGTNGGNTRGYYFPQGSYSEKNWGKHGPLTNPYAFGYFTAMKFEGDGRRFPQAFCIYEGGLFPKDFSKNIIAPNSLHNLVWRSKRIPDGSTYRTVDEPNLIETPDRWFRPVYAGVGPDGAVYMADWYDSRLSHVSPVDDWHKESGRVYRVVPEGKTASYQQGDLSRADNQTLIKLFSHENKWVRQRAVLELGWRADASVADALVKLVDDSASLEALWALNLLGKLDHALATRWLSHSDADIRRWVVRLLGDRHEDHNGLAAMAATETDVQVRSQLAATAKRLSPDVGLSIVSALLRHDDDANDRHMPLMNWWAIEAHADSWPAIESMFADESLWGTTMVKQTILKRLVQRYASAGGAADFEHCSQLIAMAPDDASRGELIQGIDLAFQGRAIPKLPESLDKALADYKASIGQSDLILSLRRGDAAAIDEAIKLLSSPLADLPLAIEVANVFGEVHHAAAAKSLLALATGSRTSEPALQRVAIASLRQYDTDSIAGVLLSSFGNRISAEHGLRAAACRTLASRPTWAKQLLTELTQWRVQREHIPYDVVQQLRSYDDPEIVKQVEAVFGPISATATPEQIEQTKRLREMLAAEPGDAEAGKSIFTKTCGSCHQLFGEGGKTGPPLDGYERGKIGFWVDSIVLPNLEIREGYQSYLVLTDDGRVINGIIAEQTPTTVTLRNADNQTTTIPREEIETLKALPTSLMPSDLLKEMSDTQIRDLYAYLSLGAK; the protein is encoded by the coding sequence ATGCGTTCTCACCTTCCGAAGGCCCGTTTGTTTCCGAAGGCCCGTTTGTCTTGGCAAACAAGTGGCTTGCGACCCCGGTTCGCCTTGACGTTCATCATCGCAAGCTTGGCTCCATTTTCCGCCGCTCAAGAAACCGATCACGCGGTGATCCAAGCGGAGATCAATGTGGCAGGCAACGAGCAAGTCGCCGAGATCATCCGCACTCGCCCGGGACGCGGGGTGATGCGTGACGACTCGCTGCCCACCCCCGTCGACGAAGCGTTGACCACGTTCGATGTTTTGGACGGATTCAAAATCGAAGCGGTCGCTGCCGAACCGGTCGTCTCGCAGCCGCTGTTTTTGTCGTGGGATTCTCGCGGCCGGATGTGGGTCGTCCAGTACCGGCAATATCAATTTCCTGCGGGATTGAAAATCGTTCGCTATGACCAGCACTTGCGTGCGGTGTTTGACCGTGTACCGGAACCGCCTCCGCATGGCACGCCCGGTGCCGACAAGATCACCGTCTTCGAAGACACCAACGGAGACGGCGTCTACGACACGCACAAAGACGTGTTCGACGGACTGAACATTGCTTCGGCCGTCCAAGTCGGACACGGCGGAATCTGGGTTTTGAATCCCCCCTACTTGTTGTTCTATCCCGATGCCGATGGCGACGACGTGCCGGACGCCGAACCTGAAGTCCACCTCAGCGGATTTGGATTACAAGACACCCACTCGGTCGCCAACAGCATGATGTGGGGGCCGGACGGTTGGCTGTACGGTTGTAACGGCAGCACCACGGTCGGCGACGTCAGTTCCGCAGTGACCAAGGGCGTTCGATTTCAAGGCCAATGCGTTTGGCGGTACCATCCCGACAGCAAAGCGTTTGAAATCTATGCCGAAGGGGGTGGCAATAACTTCAGTCTCGATATTGATTCCAAAGGCCGAGTGTTCACCGGCACCAACGGTGGCAACACTCGTGGCTACTATTTTCCCCAAGGCAGCTATAGCGAAAAGAACTGGGGTAAACACGGACCGCTGACCAATCCTTATGCCTTTGGATATTTCACCGCGATGAAGTTCGAAGGAGACGGACGACGGTTCCCGCAAGCCTTCTGTATCTACGAAGGAGGGCTGTTCCCGAAGGATTTTAGCAAAAACATCATTGCTCCGAATTCGCTACACAACTTGGTGTGGCGGAGCAAGCGGATCCCCGACGGATCGACTTACCGAACCGTGGACGAGCCGAATCTGATCGAAACGCCCGACCGTTGGTTTCGCCCCGTGTACGCTGGCGTGGGTCCCGATGGCGCCGTCTACATGGCCGATTGGTACGACAGCCGACTCAGCCACGTCAGCCCGGTGGACGATTGGCACAAGGAAAGCGGACGGGTTTACCGAGTCGTCCCCGAAGGAAAAACGGCCAGCTATCAACAGGGCGATCTCAGCCGCGCCGACAACCAAACGCTGATCAAGCTTTTCTCGCACGAAAACAAATGGGTACGGCAGCGTGCCGTGTTGGAATTGGGCTGGCGTGCAGATGCGTCGGTCGCCGATGCCCTCGTCAAACTTGTCGACGACTCGGCGTCGCTTGAGGCGTTGTGGGCATTGAACCTGCTTGGCAAATTGGACCACGCGTTGGCTACTCGTTGGCTCTCGCACTCCGACGCCGACATTCGTCGCTGGGTCGTGCGTCTGTTGGGCGATCGACACGAAGATCACAATGGACTTGCGGCAATGGCGGCAACTGAGACGGATGTGCAAGTTCGCAGCCAATTGGCGGCGACCGCAAAACGGCTCTCTCCCGATGTGGGACTGAGCATCGTTTCGGCACTGTTGCGACATGACGACGATGCCAACGATCGACACATGCCGCTAATGAATTGGTGGGCGATCGAAGCGCACGCCGATTCATGGCCTGCGATCGAGTCGATGTTCGCCGATGAATCGTTGTGGGGCACGACGATGGTGAAACAAACGATCTTGAAACGGCTCGTCCAGCGTTATGCGTCGGCCGGCGGTGCGGCGGACTTTGAGCATTGCAGTCAATTGATCGCGATGGCGCCGGATGATGCGTCGCGTGGCGAATTGATCCAGGGGATCGATTTGGCGTTCCAAGGCCGTGCGATTCCCAAGTTGCCTGAATCACTCGACAAGGCATTGGCGGACTACAAGGCGTCGATTGGCCAGTCGGATTTGATCCTGTCACTGCGTCGTGGGGACGCCGCAGCGATCGACGAAGCGATCAAACTGCTTTCAAGTCCGCTAGCGGATTTGCCGTTGGCGATCGAGGTGGCGAACGTGTTTGGCGAAGTCCATCACGCGGCGGCCGCGAAGAGTTTACTTGCGTTGGCAACAGGAAGCAGAACGTCCGAACCGGCGCTACAGCGAGTTGCAATCGCCTCGCTTCGCCAATATGACACCGATTCGATTGCAGGCGTCTTATTATCGTCCTTTGGCAACCGGATTTCGGCAGAGCATGGATTGCGGGCCGCCGCGTGCCGGACGCTTGCATCGCGGCCGACGTGGGCGAAACAATTGTTGACGGAATTGACGCAGTGGCGAGTGCAACGCGAGCACATTCCCTACGACGTTGTCCAACAGCTTCGCAGTTACGATGATCCGGAAATCGTCAAACAGGTCGAAGCGGTGTTTGGTCCGATCTCAGCTACCGCGACGCCCGAGCAAATCGAGCAAACCAAACGGCTCCGTGAGATGCTTGCCGCCGAGCCCGGGGATGCGGAAGCGGGCAAGTCGATTTTTACCAAGACGTGCGGTAGTTGTCACCAATTGTTTGGCGAAGGGGGCAAGACGGGACCGCCGCTGGATGGTTACGAACGCGGCAAAATCGGTTTCTGGGTCGATTCGATCGTATTGCCAAACTTAGAGATTCGCGAAGGCTATCAGTCGTACTTAGTACTGACCGACGACGGCCGCGTGATCAACGGGATCATTGCCGAGCAGACGCCGACCACGGTCACGCTGCGAAACGCCGACAATCAAACGACGACAATTCCGCGAGAGGAGATCGAAACGCTCAAGGCATTACCGACCTCGCTGATGCCATCGGATTTACTCAAAGAGATGAGCGACACACAGATCCGCGACCTCTACGCCTACCTCTCGCTCGGAGCCAAGTAG
- a CDS encoding lactoylglutathione lyase family protein, with translation MTYPRTFSHIGISVTDLEQAVEFYTKTLGWYVIMPPTEIVSDDSAIGVMCDDVFGKGWGRFRIAHLATGDRVGIELFEFENAEKPENNFEYWKTGVFHFCVQDPDVEGLAKKIVQNGGKQRMPIREYYPGEKPYRMVYCEDPFGNLIEIYSHSYELTYSAGAYQDDSES, from the coding sequence ATGACCTACCCACGAACTTTTTCGCATATCGGCATCTCGGTGACCGATTTAGAGCAAGCGGTCGAATTCTATACGAAAACATTGGGGTGGTACGTCATCATGCCTCCCACCGAAATCGTCTCGGATGATTCCGCGATCGGGGTGATGTGTGACGACGTGTTTGGCAAAGGCTGGGGGCGATTTCGAATTGCTCATTTGGCTACCGGTGATCGCGTCGGCATTGAATTGTTCGAATTCGAGAATGCGGAAAAGCCTGAGAACAATTTTGAATATTGGAAAACAGGCGTGTTCCACTTTTGCGTCCAGGACCCTGACGTGGAGGGGCTGGCGAAGAAGATCGTGCAAAACGGCGGCAAGCAACGGATGCCGATTCGCGAGTATTATCCGGGCGAAAAGCCATACCGAATGGTTTACTGCGAAGACCCCTTTGGAAACTTGATCGAGATCTATTCGCACAGCTACGAGCTGACCTATTCGGCAGGCGCGTACCAAGACGATTCAGAAAGTTGA
- a CDS encoding PQQ-binding-like beta-propeller repeat protein, which yields MFLRYFDRFRIFSMIAACFAGISSTHAVADDWPGWMGPSRDGIYRETGIIDAVPDSGLTVKWRTPIAGGYAGPAVADGRVFVFDYKKTAGEAFNDAGKRANLKGQERLTALDAETGKPLWQHAYDCPYSISYPAGPRCTPTVDGDLVYILGSEGDLRALRVADGEVVWKRNLPKDLGAEVPIWGFAAHPLIDGDTLYTMVGGQGQSIVAFDKLTGDVKWKAIDDSAGYCTPSIIQHGGARQLIVYHPTAVTSLNPATGSQYWSIPITPSFEMSIARPMVDGNLMYASGIRSESLMIQLENDRPAAKELWRGEPKEAVHSANATPIFTGGVVYGTDCVVGQLIAVDAKDGSRLWETFEATKPDEKRFIKHGTAFLTRLADSDRYLIFSETGDLQMAKLTPDGYEDLGRFHVLEPTGEAFGRPVVWSHPAYAGQTAFARNDKEVVAVDLAK from the coding sequence ATGTTTTTGCGATATTTTGATCGATTCCGGATTTTCTCGATGATCGCAGCCTGTTTTGCAGGGATCTCGTCGACGCATGCGGTGGCCGACGATTGGCCAGGCTGGATGGGACCTTCCCGAGATGGAATCTATCGCGAAACAGGAATCATTGACGCGGTGCCCGACAGCGGATTGACGGTGAAGTGGCGGACCCCGATCGCGGGCGGCTATGCGGGACCCGCGGTCGCCGACGGTCGTGTGTTCGTTTTCGACTACAAGAAAACTGCAGGCGAAGCGTTCAATGACGCTGGCAAGCGAGCCAATTTGAAGGGGCAAGAACGGTTGACCGCACTGGACGCCGAAACCGGCAAACCGCTGTGGCAACACGCCTACGATTGTCCTTACAGCATCTCGTATCCTGCGGGCCCACGATGCACACCCACCGTTGACGGTGACCTCGTCTACATCCTGGGCAGCGAAGGCGACCTGCGGGCGTTGCGAGTCGCCGACGGTGAAGTCGTTTGGAAGCGCAACTTGCCAAAGGACCTTGGCGCCGAGGTTCCGATTTGGGGATTCGCGGCTCATCCATTGATCGATGGCGATACGCTGTACACGATGGTCGGCGGCCAGGGGCAGAGCATCGTTGCGTTTGATAAGTTGACCGGCGATGTCAAATGGAAGGCAATCGATGATAGTGCCGGCTACTGCACCCCGTCGATCATCCAGCATGGCGGCGCACGCCAATTGATCGTCTATCACCCCACTGCGGTGACCAGCCTGAATCCGGCTACCGGTAGCCAATACTGGAGCATCCCGATCACGCCTTCGTTTGAAATGTCGATCGCACGTCCGATGGTCGACGGCAACTTGATGTACGCCAGCGGCATTCGTAGCGAGTCGCTGATGATTCAATTGGAAAACGACCGTCCGGCCGCCAAAGAACTTTGGCGAGGCGAACCGAAAGAGGCGGTGCACAGCGCCAACGCGACACCGATCTTTACCGGCGGCGTCGTTTACGGAACCGATTGTGTCGTGGGGCAGTTGATCGCCGTGGATGCTAAAGATGGCTCGCGATTGTGGGAGACTTTCGAAGCAACCAAGCCCGACGAAAAGCGATTCATCAAGCACGGTACCGCATTCCTGACTCGCCTAGCCGATTCCGATCGCTATTTGATCTTCAGCGAAACCGGCGACCTGCAAATGGCCAAACTGACCCCGGATGGCTACGAAGACTTGGGACGTTTTCATGTGCTCGAGCCGACCGGCGAAGCTTTCGGTCGACCGGTCGTGTGGAGCCACCCGGCGTACGCAGGTCAAACCGCGTTCGCTCGCAACGACAAAGAAGTCGTCGCGGTGGACTTGGCCAAGTAG
- the sthA gene encoding Si-specific NAD(P)(+) transhydrogenase: MNATTENAKFDYDLFVIGSGPGGEGAAMQAVKGGMRVAVAERYTQIGGGCTHWGTIPSKALRYAITSTMKTLRNPTFQELGVHFSPSLQQLKRGTQTIIGKQVTMRQSFYERNGVPVFQGTARFIDSQTISIDGDKPIRAKHFVIATGSRPFRPSDVDFTHPRIYDSDTILDMSHKPTTFCVYGAGVIGTEYASMFRNLGIKVNLINTREKLLEFLDDEIIDALSYHLRDQGVIIRHNETMERVEPTDDGVILHLQSGKQIKTDAFLWANGRTGNTDDLGLENIPIEANNRGQLIVDEQFQTVVPHIYAVGDVIGYPSLASAAYTQGRAAAMHMLGRKDGNLRVNDIPTGIYTSPEISSVGKTERELTAACVPYEVGHSLFRSLARAQITGETTGMLKLLFHRDTLEILGVHCFGANASEIVHIGQAIMNQPAGHNTVEYFVETTFNYPTMAEAYRVAALNGMNRLF; this comes from the coding sequence ATGAACGCCACGACTGAAAACGCAAAATTTGACTACGACCTATTCGTAATCGGCTCAGGCCCTGGTGGCGAGGGGGCCGCGATGCAGGCCGTCAAAGGCGGGATGCGAGTCGCCGTCGCCGAACGATACACCCAAATCGGGGGCGGATGCACCCATTGGGGAACGATTCCAAGCAAGGCACTGCGGTACGCCATCACCTCGACAATGAAAACGCTCCGCAACCCCACCTTTCAAGAGCTGGGCGTCCATTTTAGCCCCTCGCTCCAGCAGCTTAAACGTGGCACCCAGACGATTATCGGCAAGCAAGTCACGATGCGGCAATCGTTTTACGAACGTAACGGAGTCCCCGTATTCCAAGGCACCGCTCGTTTTATTGATTCGCAGACGATTTCGATCGATGGCGACAAACCGATTCGCGCCAAACACTTTGTGATCGCCACCGGGTCGCGTCCGTTTCGTCCCAGTGATGTCGATTTCACGCATCCTCGCATCTACGACAGCGACACCATCCTCGACATGTCTCACAAACCGACCACGTTCTGCGTCTACGGGGCGGGCGTGATCGGAACCGAATACGCTTCGATGTTTCGCAACCTGGGGATCAAAGTCAATTTGATCAACACTCGCGAAAAACTGCTCGAGTTCCTTGACGACGAGATCATTGACGCGCTCTCGTATCACCTTCGCGACCAAGGCGTAATCATCCGCCACAATGAAACGATGGAGCGTGTCGAACCGACCGACGACGGAGTGATCTTGCATCTGCAAAGCGGCAAACAGATCAAAACCGACGCCTTCCTGTGGGCTAATGGACGAACCGGAAATACCGATGACCTGGGGCTCGAAAACATTCCCATCGAAGCGAACAATCGCGGCCAGTTGATCGTCGACGAACAATTCCAAACCGTGGTGCCTCATATTTACGCCGTCGGCGATGTGATCGGCTACCCATCGCTGGCCAGCGCCGCGTACACGCAAGGCCGCGCCGCCGCGATGCACATGCTCGGCCGCAAAGACGGCAATCTGCGGGTCAACGACATTCCCACCGGGATCTACACCAGCCCCGAGATCAGTTCGGTGGGCAAGACCGAGCGTGAATTGACCGCTGCCTGCGTTCCTTACGAAGTCGGACACAGCCTGTTCCGCTCGCTCGCCCGCGCTCAGATCACCGGTGAAACGACCGGCATGCTAAAGCTACTGTTTCATCGCGATACACTGGAGATCTTGGGCGTGCATTGTTTTGGTGCCAACGCATCGGAAATCGTGCACATCGGTCAAGCGATCATGAATCAACCCGCCGGCCATAACACGGTCGAGTACTTCGTCGAAACGACGTTCAACTACCCGACGATGGCCGAAGCCTACCGCGTCGCCGCGCTGAACGGCATGAACCGCTTGTTCTAA